The region tcaaaggttttaggaCTGAAATGAATGATCTTTGTGTAGACTTACtcagtgtttgtcagaaaaCCATGATGCAGCAGTTGAGCTGGGGTAATGCGCGTAGCAGGATCTAGGTCAAGCATTTTCTTTAGCATGTCAACAAAAAGTCCTAGATTTTCACTGTCTTTAGTAGGGATGTCCTGGAAcaataaaaattgatttaaagTAGTTAATTACCCtgtaaatatattctttatGCTATTAAGAAAGCGTTGTTACATTGATGTGAATAACAaatgaaaactggaaaaacatacGCTTAAAATGTCATCCAAAGAATCCAGAAAATGATATCCTGTTGTTCCGCGGCATTTCTAAACAGATAACAGAAAAGGAGTTAaggacaacaaaataaacattcctaCCTATTAATTTGGGAAAAAATTAGAGTCTGTAAGAAATATCTTAGACAAACTACCACAGATACCTTTAGTTTCCATGATCGATTCCCTGCGCACATATATTTCTTAAAGAATTGCTTTGTATTTATTCCTGCATCCAGCATTCGATTCGGAGGTTGACCTAGTAGCTCCACAATGCTTCTCATCTGTgggtaaagaaaacaccacgTCACAATATTCACCAAAACAAGTTTATGTTGCAGAaaagttcaaagaaaagaatgaagaaaACTCCAAATACTACAAATATACTTACCATGTCATACTCATTGTCCCCATCAAACAGCGAAATCCCCAGGTGTAACTTGGCAGCCAAACAGCCCAGAGACCACATGTCGACAGCCTCTGTCAATGGAAGACCCAGAAGGACCTCTGGAGACCTATAAAAGGGTGTTAGTTTGCTTTTTACAATTGGTTATTTATAGATTTccatgattttaaacatttgtaaaaaataatTACATGGAACAGAGGGCCTGTATAACTGAGCCCTGTGGTATAGTGGAGGCAACAGTGGCAATTCCAAAGTCGATAAGTTTGACTCTGAAAGGCTGCTTTTCATGGTCCACTAACATAATATTGTCCAGCTTTATATCGCGGTGAGTCACTCCCACGCTCTTCAGCGATTGAAGTGCGATTGCAagcttaaagaaaataaaacactttcagaaTACTTTTTCAACATTAGATCAAAGGGCTATTaatgaaaaaggaagtgcagtgaGACGTACCTGTTGGACAATAGATCTGATTGCGTTTAGAGGCAGAGGACGAAAATCGTTCTCCGCCATGTAGTCAAATAGACTTTTGTCCAGGTACTCGAAGACGAAGCAGAAATACCCTCTGTCAAAAAAGGCTGCGTGAACCTGgacaatgttgcatttttctgcATCCAGTCTTTGAAGCCTTAGCAGGGCTTGTATCTAAGGAGACAAATGTCAAGGTTCACCTTAATTAAACCACATACAGGGGCAAATAGGAACAAAAGTTGTTGTTACATACTTCCTGCTCTACACAATCATAGtaatcttcttctttcttcatgaCTTTGACTGCCACAGTCTTGTTGTCTCTCAACCTTATACATTTGACTACTTTGCCAAATGCACCCTCTCCCAGAATGGACTGCACCAGATAATTGGTTTGTCTGGAATAGAGGATGCTTCCAATTTCCACTATGTTCTGCTCGTATGCGAAGGGATATGGACACCAATGTTGGTAGCTATgttagaagagagaagaaaaaagattaagagAAGTCTccctttaaaaatcaaaatggagTACAGAAACTCTAGGGAAACACTGATCTCATGACAAGTTGGAGTTATTATAAACTATCAAGCAGCTTCAGTATCACCTTAAGCTTCCCCTCACTGCACAGTGCCCCATTTACCAAAGGACTAAGCCACCCTAACAACTGTATCCAAAGATATACGATGCCTGCTATTTCTCCCCTTACACCATTAAAAGACCATAATTTCTAGTTTTGTCGCAGAAACTTTATGAGCCGCTTCACTCATAAAGCTGCAGTAGAACAGCAATAAAAGGGATGTACGGGACTTCCGGTTGATTTGGGGACATGGGTTACGATTATATTTTTGTAGATCTTGTCTGCCAATTTTGTCTACCTATATCTGCGCTCACTctattctcaaaataaaattatttcatgttcatttcCAGACAACAATATCAAATTTTCACCACACCTCATGTATGTGTGCATTGTCATGATTTTTTGTGCACGGGTAAGGGTATATAATAAAAANNNNNNNNNNNNNNNNNNNNNNNNNNNNNNNNNNNNNNNNNNNNNNNNNNNNNNNNNNNNNNNNNNNNNNNNNNNNNNNNNNNNNNNNNNNNNNNNNNNNCCACATCTGCCTGCACTTCCAGACTATTGTCCCTGTAAAGTACAGTAACCCAAAATTAATCATCAAGCGGGGCTGATCAAAAAACCAGGACTGGGTTTTGGATTAGTCTCCTCAGTAAAGACCTTTCCAGGGGCATGTAAGCGTTGAGGATGGATCCTGCCATTGCCTTTGTGCTCGCGTTGTCGCTGGTCGTCCCCAGGCTGACAGTGGCCGACTCTCCGCTAAGGCTGCAGCGCTCCTTTTGCACGTCAGCCTGGACTTCCATCCTGGCAACACAAATCGAATCAAAAGATCAAAACCCTTCAGGACGTGCGCTACGTCTGAGGATGCCGCGGCTTTATTACCTGTTGTAACAGCTACCGGAGAGGCTGCCGGTGATGCTGGTTCCGGCGAGGGCTGTGGTGCTGGCGTCGTCGCTCATGTTGTCCCGCTGCGTGGAGCTTATTCCGCAGCGCTCCATGTGACTCCCGCTGACGCTCAGGCCTGTGAGGCCTCCGACGCTGGCGCCGTCGCTGATGCTGGGGTTGTTGAGCCGGGTCTCTGCCACCGAGGTTGTGTCTAAGGAAGAAAACGAGGCTCTATTGCAGGTTCCCGAGTGGGATTTACCCACAAATCAATGCAACGTCCCAATGACGCTCACCTGTAGCTGCTGCCCCGCTCCCTATGTTGTCATTTTCGTCATCAAATTCAATGCGCACACCTTTGCCGTTGCCAGCAGACACCCCGCAGCCGCCACTCCGGCACAGCGAGATGGGAACAACCCCGTAGACGTAAGCCAGCATGATGGGGACGCCGATGCCTGCGCCACATCATACAAACAAGAGTGATGGTGCAGCAGCGCTCCAGCATGCGAGGTGGGAGATAACGCTTTTAAAGATTCCACAGAAATATATCGGAATGGAATGTTGCCTACCGACAGTTACGGCTGCAACCACGGGTGACACGATCACAGAGAGAGTCACGCCTCCCACTATTACCAGGTTCCTCTTGTGTTTAGAGCTGTCCTTGCCCTCGTAGCGATTAAAGATCTGAGGAGATCATCATTTgtgtaaacaaaagaaatgaatggAGAATAAAGTAAACGTGCCGCTGGCGGCGCTCACACCTTCCTGCCCACGTAAACCGGGATACCGATGATCATGGCGGGCACAGCGATGCCTGCTATGAGGGCGATGCCCACAGGTGCCCCCACCAGGGTGCCAAGTTGCCAGAGGatctttttcttcctgctcCAGGGCTTCTTCCCCCAAAACGTGCAGCCGGAAGGActgaggggggagaaaagcaCTGGTTGTtgtggaggtgggtggggggctgTGTAGGAACGCAGAGCTGCCTCACCTTAAATAATGCAGGTCGGAGATCTCCTTCATGCAGAGCCAGCAAAACTCACAGCCACACACGGCGCAGGTCATGTGGTTACAACTGCCATCGTTCATTTTGATGATGTAAGCAGCGCAGCGGGGGCAGGGCTTGATGTCGTCGCCTGAAGAGGTTTATGGAGACGTCAGCCTTGTGCAAAGCCTGCTGGCACCGGCGTGAAATGGTGCACACTACCTGGGGCTCCGCTCTCCTGGCTGTAACTGAGCGAGGAGGACCTGAACCCCCTCAGCCGTGAAGTCTGAGCCCTCTGCTGGCGCGCCGTGTCACACGTCTGGTTGGGGTGCCACAGTTGTTTGCAGTGGTAGCAGAACTCCGTCCCGCAGCCGTCACGCCCGCAGGTTATCTTTGGACAGCTGGCACAGCCGAAGGCGATGACCGCATAGCTAAAAGAGAGGGCGGGGGGGTCGACAGTGGGAAGATTCAGGTACAAATTCATCTATGGGAAGCAGAATCTAGTGGATTTTCAATGATTTTTCTTCTGTAAAACTAGATCAGTCAGCAAACTGAGGGCTTATTAttaggaagaagaagagaggagggtcTAGCAGTTCACAGATATGACCTGCAGTACTGTGTTTGTTGTGACAACTGGTCTCTGTACTcgtcaaacaggaaaaaaggtttCCCTTTTATCTACCTAAGAGGCAAATGCCTCAGAGCTTTAGTCAAATCCAAATAGGCTTAATTGACCTGCACCAAACAGGACAAACCGTTGCCTTCATGGTTACACTGAGCTCTGATGGTTTACATTCTCACGCTCTAATATTGAATTTGCGAGTCATAAATAATCCCACCTTGCTGCTCGTCTGAGTCCAACTCATGTAAAGAATATTCCTGCTGCCAGCTATTTATAAGTACAGCATCGAGCTGAACTTAAAGTCTTCACGTTTCCTTGAAGTTGTTCCTTATTGTGTTATTTCGGGGCATTTAttttcagaatcagaagcacCTTTAGAAAACAGAACTGAGAATCGTATTCACCGAAGAGAATCTGTAGAAAGAGCCGGACGATGAGCGTTTCTCTCTAATCGAGGCCAGATTAAAAAGCGGACAAATGCTACCCTGGTTTGTCTTACCCACAGTCGGGAGCGGGGCACCAGCGACAGTCAGGTTCAGTAATCAGCCACCTCCGCAGCATGAACTCCTCGTACTTGTCCATGAGGGCTTTGTCCGCCAGGATCAGCTGAATGTCATGGGGGTTGAAGCGCTCGGAGCACTCCGGGCAGCAGATGTTGACTCGGGACTCGGAGATTTCGATGCGCAGGTACTGTCGCAGGCAGTCGGCGCAGGAGCGATGGTGGCAGGTCATGATGTCGGGGAAGTGTTCGCGCGCGTGGCGCAGCAGGCACAGGGGgcactccagcagctccaacgaCGACCCCAACCCCGAGGAGGTCGACGCCAAACCCGGCGCGGACTGGGCGGGTGTTTTGTCGTGGTACGGCTCTGGCTGGACGCTTTCGATGCTGACGACTCTGTCCACGACCGCGCCGGCCTGCAGAGGCCGCAACCTGCACTGATCCAGGCGGCAGCGGCGTCCGAAGAGAGAATGGAGGGACAGGCGGCGCTTCTTTGGGGTCTTTCGGACCGAAGGGAggctgacggaggaggaggcagccgaCTGGATGTCCCGCTCAGAGCCAGAGCTgccatgatgctgctggacgCTCATCGCGCCAGATGAGGCGCCACAGGTGCGACGTCCAAACATCACCGCGGGACCAAACGAAAGATTTGAAAAACCGTCCGGCCTGGATCGGCGTTGGCTAGGACATGGTGGCTTAAGATTTCAGGAAGGTGGTTGGAGCCTGGTTCAAATCGCAGCGAAGGTGGAGAACGTCAAtctgagggagacaggaagcaaaACAGAATCACCAGAAACTCCAGctgtatgaatatttaatgcTCTGCAGCAATCAGAAACCTTCTGGAGCAGGTTACTCCTCAGGAGGAGCTCCAACGTAGCCACAGTTGTGTGATTTATTTCAAGAGCATCATCTTAAATGTCATTGTCACATTTTGGAAGATTTTGTTGTGTGTGCGGGGGCGGGGTGGTTTATGTAAAAATGCTGCAGGCATCCCCAGGAGGGTTTGTTAGTCATGTGAaactctgcatctctgcatcataATGGGTTTCGAGTCTGCAGAAAttgatctctgataaacacaCAGCCAATCTGATTAAATGGCAACGTTGGCAGGCGCTTTTATTTTTGATCAAGgggaaacaaaccaaaatacATAACtcaaatctgtcattttaaaatgttaccTTATGGGCACAATTTTAAGAAACATTTTACAGTTTTAGTTCTTCACCGGCCAGGTTTAAGAAACTCTTTTTAGCTCCACTTCCTGGGTTTTGTGTCAGCACCAGGCTGACAAAAACCAGTAGCCTGCTGGTACTGAACCGGAGGGGGAATAAAGTAAACTCAAGTTTCCATCCTTTGCATCTTTGTTTGGGTATAAAACCCAACATTCATCCATCATTCTCTTCCTTTGGGGAGTCAAACACATGTTCATAAATGTCTGTGTTTATTAATGTTATAAACACAACGTAGTCCTCATCCCATGCTGAAAAAGCTCACAGAAACCTGCCTTCAATGGTCCTTTTGATGCGATTCCACTGCTGATAATGTCCTGAGTGGTTCATTCAAAGCGATAAGTGACAGTGCTGACGTGCGCCTTCAGGAATAATCGTGCGCCTGGTTtaatcagttaaaaaaagcTCACAGCGCACGCAGAGAGTCTGACTCAGAGATTTCGTCACGTATGCTTATTCTGGTGACATTCCAGTCAGAGGGCAGACTTCCTGTTCCTGGCAATGGTTTCAGTTTTCGGTTTGAGATGGTGGAAAAAATATGTAAACCATCCGCAGCACAACTCACACTGGTTCAGGACTCTATCAAGCATCACATCTTGCCATGTTTAGTAAAATGCCATTGTATAAAAGCGGCTGGAAGTCCTTCAAATGGACCTCGATGAGCCGTCCTCCAGTTTTCAGTCGATTTAAAGAGTTATTACGAAATAAGCAGACATTTGCTATCAATTAAGCACATGTCCATTAACTGAGGAACTGACAGCTGTTTGGACATTGACATCGTGATCAAatcattaaaagaaaagaaaaacagagcacaTTATCAGAAAGCTCCTGTGAGGCTTCATTAGATTAATTGCAGTGTACACGCTGCAAAGAGTAAATAAAGAAGCACTTTGCCCAGGAAACGACCTGTTATCTGGTTAAACACTGTCCTTttgcagcaggacaggagaaaAACGCTGCACGCAAGTGTTTTAGGCATCTGCACACATCTACGTCAAGCAACAACACATTAATGAAGCAGAAATACCAAGTGGGCAATAAATGATTGACTAACTATATTCCCAGGAGGATGATCATTATAAGCGACTGAACCATTGCGTGATCTTAAAATGCAGAAGCAGCCTTGACTTCAATTAGCGTAACTGTGCTGCAAATACAGAAGCGGCACAAGAATGGTTTTAATGCCAAGCAAAGGGAAAATGGAACACGATCTAGTCTTGTAATCCGGCTGAtcaatttaaaagcaaaacaccATCTGGCTAACAGGGAGCTAGCTTATACCTAAGTTTAATCACATAGGCGAGCTGAAAGAAACTGGCTATTTgtagctatttttttttaaactaaaagaCATTAAATGAAACTTTAATCGAGGCTATATGTTGGGTTAGAGGCTAAAGGGGAGAACATACAAGGCAATAAAGCTAAACATTGCTAGCCTCTCTTCTGCCTCGAAGAGCAGGAAGTTCTGATCTGTTATTAACGAAACGTTAGCTTAGCCACTTTACGCTATAACCATTTCACACACTATAACAATTCACGCTGAGTTGTAATTACCTTTCTCCTTTTACTCCAGAACAAGAGTGTGGATCGTCCTGTTCATGTCTCAGTGAGAAGTAGCTTCAAAAAACGTTGCCAAAAACTTCGCAGAAGACTTTCTCCTCCCGATGAGTTCAGCTACAAACACATAGGCGATTATCTCTTCCTATTTCCGGTCTGAGATTAcaccttcacaataaaacaacATCACGCAGCAAACAAAAAACTAAACTTGATCTGTCTGTTCTGCCTTTATTGATATTCctaaacaatcaatcaatcaatctttatttatatagcatctgatACAATCAATCAAAAGCATACCGAATTCATACCGAATTATTCTATTTCAGTAAAACGTAGTAAAGTAAAATGATTAACCATTAAAGAACAATGTTAGGCCTATAAAATTACTACtaatacattaataataaatgcTATAAACACATGTTAATGAAGACTAAATTCACTCTTTTTAACGGCATCTCCATATTTTGTTTATGCAGTAACAATCAAATGTTTCATTAGATGGTCACTGGAATTATGTGATAATTCAATTGTTTTCGTTTTCGTTTCGTTTTCGTTTCTcttctgccgcttatccggatccaggtcgcgggggcagcagcttcaggagggatgcccagaaaGCCCTCTCCctggccacttccatcagctcttccgggggaacccccagccgctcccaagccaggcgagagaggtaatccctccacctagtcctgggccggccacgaggccgcctcccagtgggacatgtccggaacacctctaaagggaggcgtccggaaggcatcctagccagatgcccgagcctccccagctgactcctctcgatgtggagaagcagcggctctactccgagcccctcccggatatccaagcttctcaccctgtctctaaggctgagcccggccaccctgcggaggaaactcatttcagccgcttgtatccgcaatctcgttctttcggtcatcacccagcgttgatggccataggtgaggactgggacgtagatcgaccggtaaatcgagagctttgccttccggctcagctccttcttcaccacgacggatcggttaagtgcccgcatcactgctgatgctgctccgatccacctgtcgatctccccccgttccatcctaccctcactcgtgaacaagatcccgagatacctgaactcctccacctggggcaggacctcctccccaacccggagaaggcactctacctttttccaagcgaggaccatggactctgacttggaggtgctgatccgcatcctgCCGCCCCTGTCGCGACTGTCGCGGctgcaacccgcttagccaacctgtaccagTCAGCTGCTTccagagacccacagaccagccatgacctgtaggcctctttcttcagcttgacggctaccctcacctctggtgtccaccatcgggtacggggattaccaccacgaccagcaccaacggccttgcagccacagctcgcaacagccgcctcgacaatggcggagcggaacatggcccattcagactcaatgtcccctaccgccctcggaacacgatcaaagcgctatcggaggtgggagttgagttcctccaccaagcgttcccaacagaccctcactaagcgtttgggcctgccaggccccccccccccacctgatccaactcaccaccaggttgtgatcagttgacagctctgctcctctcttcacccgagtgtccaaaacatatggccgcagatcagctgacacgactataaagtcaatcattgacctacggccgaacatggtgttagttatggccaaactgcgactagcacagaagtccaataactgaacaccactctggttctgatcgggcagaccgttcctcccaatcacacctttccaggtcacgctgtcgttgcccacgtgagcgttgaagtctcccagcagcacgatggagtccccagttgggacattgtccagcgtccgtcctagatcctccaaaaagggcgggttctctgaactattgtttggtgcatacgcacaaacaaccgtcagaacccgttccccaACCCGAAGGCgtagggaagcaaccctttcgctcgaatgcgagaaccccaacgtcgaactcGAGAGTCtcggggcaagcaaaaagcccacccccgctctccgtctctcaccctgagcaactccagcgtagaagagtgtccaacccccctcaaggacttgggtgtggaggtgaggccgaccatatctagtcggta is a window of Takifugu flavidus isolate HTHZ2018 chromosome 21, ASM371156v2, whole genome shotgun sequence DNA encoding:
- the LOC130518704 gene encoding E3 ubiquitin-protein ligase RNF19A-like: MFGRRTCGASSGAMSVQQHHGSSGSERDIQSAASSSVSLPSVRKTPKKRRLSLHSLFGRRCRLDQCRLRPLQAGAVVDRVVSIESVQPEPYHDKTPAQSAPGLASTSSGLGSSLELLECPLCLLRHAREHFPDIMTCHHRSCADCLRQYLRIEISESRVNICCPECSERFNPHDIQLILADKALMDKYEEFMLRRWLITEPDCRWCPAPDCGYAVIAFGCASCPKITCGRDGCGTEFCYHCKQLWHPNQTCDTARQQRAQTSRLRGFRSSSLSYSQESGAPGDDIKPCPRCAAYIIKMNDGSCNHMTCAVCGCEFCWLCMKEISDLHYLSPSGCTFWGKKPWSRKKKILWQLGTLVGAPVGIALIAGIAVPAMIIGIPVYVGRKIFNRYEGKDSSKHKRNLVIVGGVTLSVIVSPVVAAVTVGIGVPIMLAYVYGVVPISLCRSGGCGVSAGNGKGVRIEFDDENDNIGSGAAATDTTSVAETRLNNPSISDGASVGGLTGLSVSGSHMERCGISSTQRDNMSDDASTTALAGTSITGSLSGSCYNRMEVQADVQKERCSLSGESATVSLGTTSDNASTKAMAGSILNAYMPLERDNSLEVQADLYE
- the LOC130518697 gene encoding homeodomain-interacting protein kinase 1-like; amino-acid sequence: MKKEEDYYDCVEQEIQALLRLQRLDAEKCNIVQVHAAFFDRGYFCFVFEYLDKSLFDYMAENDFRPLPLNAIRSIVQQLAIALQSLKSVGVTHRDIKLDNIMLVDHEKQPFRVKLIDFGIATVASTIPQGSVIQALCSMSPEVLLGLPLTEAVDMWSLGCLAAKLHLGISLFDGDNEYDMMRSIVELLGQPPNRMLDAGINTKQFFKKYMCAGNRSWKLKKCRGTTGYHFLDSLDDILSDIPTKDSENLGLFVDMLKKMLDLDPATRITPAQLLHHGFLTNTEVGTTSEELEVTASQENGQTLQSQCETPQLNQESQLKTGQKRNRDSNDDDPTCHDSKRPKFQSRVTPMTDTQINDDNSTVQRKLPDGKDGEPHCSTSMAVPRFSQKALKRRRKYTGRKREKQTP